One Solanum lycopersicum chromosome 2, SLM_r2.1 genomic region harbors:
- the LOC101249705 gene encoding uncharacterized protein isoform X35: MIQYREDMHFDSSLMELPESSSALPSELQRPICMHSSMPSNNKIQQDEDERDPKFMQLLKENLSCFWNQQKEEILRADPKRKPEMPISRIRRAMKSNDQVKMVSATSTVLLSKAIEMLIMDLTLRAWMQADKGKCRTLKRYDFARAIRDEELFDFLSDIVPLQTYKVQKDANDGQGNEPHPAYQVLEPSNIPLKYQFQVEEDANGSQGNEFHPAGQMVQHQKILVEEANDVQGNKFDLANRMVQPHNVPCNFQVQVQANDGEGYEVHPAYQMVEPNKTSLPCQFQVLKVANDGQGNESNPAYQLVQPNDIAYQFQVEEDLNGSQGNEFHPVCQMVQPNNIPASFISHRGIPVPLVDLFPEFEFNSHDLLMEEANDVQGNKFHLANQMVQLQNIPVQGEENDGQGNEFEPASNVQPDNIPLQLLYQFHVRGEENDAQGNEFNQAFNVQPNNIPLQQLYQFQVRGGENDYQGNEFEPPSNVQPIYIPLQQLYQFQVRGEENDGQGNEFDPASNVLPNNNPQLYQFQVRGEENDGQDNEFEPASNVQPNNIPLYQFQVRGEENDGQGNEFNQTSNVFNIPLQLLYQFQVRGEENGGQGNEFNQAFNVQPDNIPVRGGENDYQGNEFEPPSNVQPINIPVRGEENVGQGNEFDPASNVQPNNILLQQLYQFQVRGEENDGQGNEFNQASNVFDIPLQLLYQFQVRGEENDGQGNEFNQAFNVQPDNIPLQQLYQFQVRGGENDYQGNEFEPPSNVQPINIPLQQLYQFQVRGGEKDYQGNEFEPPSNVQPINIPFQVQAEANDGQGNEFHPTYQMGQPNNIPASFIIPEPLMLPPLINSSPEPEFDIGEFLMDIEEGL; encoded by the exons ATGATCCAATATAGAGAAGACATGCATTTCGATAGTTCGTTAATGGAACTCCCAGAATCCTCATCAGCACTACCTTCAGAATTACAAAGACCGATTTGTATGCATAGCTCTATGCCAAGTAACAACAAAATTCAGCAG GATGAAGATGAAAGGGATCCAAAGTTTATGCAATTGCTAAAAGAAAATCTCTCCTGTTTCTGGAATCAACAAAAGGAAGAAATTCTACGTGCAG ATCCAAAGAGAAAACCTGAGATGCCCATTTCAAGGATCAGACGGGCTATGAAGTCAAATGATCAAGTAAAG ATGGTTAGCGCAACTTCTACGGTTCTGTTATCGAAGGCAATTGAGATGCTTATTATGGACCTCACCTTACGTGCGTGGATGCAAGCTGATAAAGGCAAATGTCGAACTCTGAAGCGTTATGACTTTGCTAGGGCGATAAGGGATGAAGAGCTTTTCGATTTCCTCTCTGACATCGTTCCACTCCAGACCTATAAG GTGCAAAAGGACGCAAATGATGGCCAAGGAAATGAACCTCACCCAGCTTATCAAGTGCTTGAACCTAGTAACATTCCA CTGAAGTACCAATTTCAGGTAGAAGAGGATGCGAATGGTAGCCAAGGAAATGAGTTTCACCCGGCTGGCCAAATGGTTCAGCATCAGAAAATTCTA GTGGAAGAGGCAAATGATGTCCAAGGAAATAAATTTGACTTGGCTAATCGTATGGTTCAGCCTCATAACGTTCCA TGCAACTTTCAGGTGCAGGTCCAGGCAAATGATGGTGAAGGATATGAAGTTCACCCAGCTTATCAAATGGTTGAACCTAATAAGACTTCA CTACCATGCCAATTTCAGGTACTTAAGGTGGCAAATGATGGCCAAGGAAATGAATCTAACCCTGCTTATCAATTGGTTCAACCTAATGACATTGCT TACCAATTTCAGGTGGAAGAGGACTTGAATGGTAGCCAAGGAAATGAATTTCACCCGGTTTGTCAAATGGTTCAGCCTAATAACATTCCA GCTTCTTTTATCAGTCACCGAGGAATTCCAGTGCCTCTGGTTGATTTATTTCCTGAATTTGAGTTCAATAGTCATGATCTTTTAATGGAAGAGGCAAATGATGTGCAAGGAAATAAATTTCACCTTGCTAATCAAATGGTTCAGCTTCAGAACATTCCA GTGCAAGGAGAAGAAAATGATGGCCAAGGCAATGAATTTGAGCCAGCTTCCAATGTTCAGCCTGATAACATTCCG CTGCAGTTGCTGTACCAATTTCATGTGCGAGGGGAAGAAAATGATGCCCAAGGCAATGAATTTAACCAAGCTTTTAATGTTCAGCCTAATAACATTCCG CTACAGCAGCTGTACCAATTTCAGGTGCGAGGGGGAGAAAATGATTACCAAGGCAATGAATTTGAGCCACCTTCTAATGTTCAGCCTATTTACATTCCG CTGCAGCAGTTGTACCAATTTCAGGTGCGAGGGGAAGAAAATGATGGCCAAGGCAATGAATTTGACCCAGCTTCTAATGTTTTGCCTAATAACAATCCG CAGCTGTATCAATTTCAGGTGCGAGGGGAAGAAAATGATGGCCAAGACAATGAATTTGAGCCAGCTTCTAATGTTCAGCCTAATAACATTCCG CTGTACCAATTTCAGGTGCGAGGGGAAGAAAATGATGGCCAAGGCAATGAATTTAACCAAACTTCTAATGTTTTTAACATTCCG CTGCAGTTGCTGTACCAATTTCAGGTGCGAGGGGAAGAAAATGGTGGCCAAGGCAATGAGTTTAACCAAGCTTTTAATGTACAGCCTGATAACATTCCG GTGCGAGGGGGAGAAAATGATTACCAAGGCAATGAATTTGAGCCACCTTCTAATGTTCAGCCTATTAACATTCCG GTGCGAGGGGAAGAAAATGTTGGCCAAGGCAATGAATTTGACCCAGCTTCTAATGTTCAGCCTAATAACATTCTG CTGCAGCAGCTGTACCAATTTCAGGTGCGAGGGGAAGAAAATGATGGCCAAGGCAATGAATTTAACCAAGCTTCTAATGTTTTTGACATTCCG CTGCAGTTGCTGTACCAATTTCAGGTGCGAGGGGAAGAAAATGATGGCCAAGGCAATGAATTTAACCAAGCTTTTAATGTTCAGCCTGATAACATTCCG CTGCAGCAGCTATACCAGTTTCAGGTGCGAGGGGGAGAAAATGATTACCAAGGCAATGAATTTGAGCCACCTTCTAATGTTCAGCCTATTAACATTCCG CTGCAGCAGCTGTACCAATTTCAGGTGCGAGGGGGAGAAAAAGATTACCAAGGCAATGAATTTGAGCCACCTTCTAATGTTCAGCCTATTAACATTCCG TTTCAGGTGCAGGCGGAGGCAAATGATGGCCAAGGAAATGAATTTCACCCAACTTATCAAATGGGTCAACCTAATAACATCCCA GCTTCTTTCATCATTCCAGAGCCTCTCATGCTACCACCTCTGATCAATTCATCCCCTGAACCTGAGTTTGACATAGGTGAATTTTTAATGGACATTGAGGAGGGACTTTAA
- the LOC101249705 gene encoding uncharacterized protein isoform X31 codes for MIQYREDMHFDSSLMELPESSSALPSELQRPICMHSSMPSNNKIQQDEDERDPKFMQLLKENLSCFWNQQKEEILRADPKRKPEMPISRIRRAMKSNDQVKMVSATSTVLLSKAIEMLIMDLTLRAWMQADKGKCRTLKRYDFARAIRDEELFDFLSDIVPLQTYKVQKDANDGQGNEPHPAYQVLEPSNIPLKYQFQVEEDANGSQGNEFHPAGQMVQHQKILVEEANDVQGNKFDLANRMVQPHNVPCNFQVQVQANDGEGYEVHPAYQMVEPNKTSLPCQFQVLKVANDGQGNESNPAYQLVQPNDIAYQFQVEEDLNGSQGNEFHPVCQMVQPNNIPASFISHRGIPVPLVDLFPEFEFNSHDLLMEEANDVQGNKFHLANQMVQLQNIPVQGEENDGQGNEFEPASNVQPDNIPLQLLYQFHVRGEENDAQGNEFNQAFNVQPNNIPLQQLYQFQVRGGENDYQGNEFEPPSNVQPIYIPLQQLYQFQVRGEENDGQGNEFDPASNVLPNNNPQLYQFQVRGEENDGQDNEFEPASNVQPNNIPVRGEENDGQGNEFNQTSNVFNIPVRGEENGGQGNEFNQAFNVQPDNIPLQQLYQFQVRGGENDYQGNEFEPPSNVQPINIPLQQLYQFQVRGEENVGQGNEFDPASNVQPNNILLQQLYQFQVRGEENDGQGNEFNQASNVFDIPLQLLYQFQVRGEENDGQGNEFNQAFNVQPDNIPLQQLYQFQVRGGENDYQGNEFEPPSNVQPINIPLQQLYQFQVRGGEKDYQGNEFEPPSNVQPINIPFQVQAEANDGQGNEFHPTYQMGQPNNIPASFIIPEPLMLPPLINSSPEPEFDIGEFLMDIEEGL; via the exons ATGATCCAATATAGAGAAGACATGCATTTCGATAGTTCGTTAATGGAACTCCCAGAATCCTCATCAGCACTACCTTCAGAATTACAAAGACCGATTTGTATGCATAGCTCTATGCCAAGTAACAACAAAATTCAGCAG GATGAAGATGAAAGGGATCCAAAGTTTATGCAATTGCTAAAAGAAAATCTCTCCTGTTTCTGGAATCAACAAAAGGAAGAAATTCTACGTGCAG ATCCAAAGAGAAAACCTGAGATGCCCATTTCAAGGATCAGACGGGCTATGAAGTCAAATGATCAAGTAAAG ATGGTTAGCGCAACTTCTACGGTTCTGTTATCGAAGGCAATTGAGATGCTTATTATGGACCTCACCTTACGTGCGTGGATGCAAGCTGATAAAGGCAAATGTCGAACTCTGAAGCGTTATGACTTTGCTAGGGCGATAAGGGATGAAGAGCTTTTCGATTTCCTCTCTGACATCGTTCCACTCCAGACCTATAAG GTGCAAAAGGACGCAAATGATGGCCAAGGAAATGAACCTCACCCAGCTTATCAAGTGCTTGAACCTAGTAACATTCCA CTGAAGTACCAATTTCAGGTAGAAGAGGATGCGAATGGTAGCCAAGGAAATGAGTTTCACCCGGCTGGCCAAATGGTTCAGCATCAGAAAATTCTA GTGGAAGAGGCAAATGATGTCCAAGGAAATAAATTTGACTTGGCTAATCGTATGGTTCAGCCTCATAACGTTCCA TGCAACTTTCAGGTGCAGGTCCAGGCAAATGATGGTGAAGGATATGAAGTTCACCCAGCTTATCAAATGGTTGAACCTAATAAGACTTCA CTACCATGCCAATTTCAGGTACTTAAGGTGGCAAATGATGGCCAAGGAAATGAATCTAACCCTGCTTATCAATTGGTTCAACCTAATGACATTGCT TACCAATTTCAGGTGGAAGAGGACTTGAATGGTAGCCAAGGAAATGAATTTCACCCGGTTTGTCAAATGGTTCAGCCTAATAACATTCCA GCTTCTTTTATCAGTCACCGAGGAATTCCAGTGCCTCTGGTTGATTTATTTCCTGAATTTGAGTTCAATAGTCATGATCTTTTAATGGAAGAGGCAAATGATGTGCAAGGAAATAAATTTCACCTTGCTAATCAAATGGTTCAGCTTCAGAACATTCCA GTGCAAGGAGAAGAAAATGATGGCCAAGGCAATGAATTTGAGCCAGCTTCCAATGTTCAGCCTGATAACATTCCG CTGCAGTTGCTGTACCAATTTCATGTGCGAGGGGAAGAAAATGATGCCCAAGGCAATGAATTTAACCAAGCTTTTAATGTTCAGCCTAATAACATTCCG CTACAGCAGCTGTACCAATTTCAGGTGCGAGGGGGAGAAAATGATTACCAAGGCAATGAATTTGAGCCACCTTCTAATGTTCAGCCTATTTACATTCCG CTGCAGCAGTTGTACCAATTTCAGGTGCGAGGGGAAGAAAATGATGGCCAAGGCAATGAATTTGACCCAGCTTCTAATGTTTTGCCTAATAACAATCCG CAGCTGTATCAATTTCAGGTGCGAGGGGAAGAAAATGATGGCCAAGACAATGAATTTGAGCCAGCTTCTAATGTTCAGCCTAATAACATTCCG GTGCGAGGGGAAGAAAATGATGGCCAAGGCAATGAATTTAACCAAACTTCTAATGTTTTTAACATTCCG GTGCGAGGGGAAGAAAATGGTGGCCAAGGCAATGAGTTTAACCAAGCTTTTAATGTACAGCCTGATAACATTCCG CTGCAGCAACTGTACCAATTTCAGGTGCGAGGGGGAGAAAATGATTACCAAGGCAATGAATTTGAGCCACCTTCTAATGTTCAGCCTATTAACATTCCG CTGCAGCAGTTGTACCAATTTCAGGTGCGAGGGGAAGAAAATGTTGGCCAAGGCAATGAATTTGACCCAGCTTCTAATGTTCAGCCTAATAACATTCTG CTGCAGCAGCTGTACCAATTTCAGGTGCGAGGGGAAGAAAATGATGGCCAAGGCAATGAATTTAACCAAGCTTCTAATGTTTTTGACATTCCG CTGCAGTTGCTGTACCAATTTCAGGTGCGAGGGGAAGAAAATGATGGCCAAGGCAATGAATTTAACCAAGCTTTTAATGTTCAGCCTGATAACATTCCG CTGCAGCAGCTATACCAGTTTCAGGTGCGAGGGGGAGAAAATGATTACCAAGGCAATGAATTTGAGCCACCTTCTAATGTTCAGCCTATTAACATTCCG CTGCAGCAGCTGTACCAATTTCAGGTGCGAGGGGGAGAAAAAGATTACCAAGGCAATGAATTTGAGCCACCTTCTAATGTTCAGCCTATTAACATTCCG TTTCAGGTGCAGGCGGAGGCAAATGATGGCCAAGGAAATGAATTTCACCCAACTTATCAAATGGGTCAACCTAATAACATCCCA GCTTCTTTCATCATTCCAGAGCCTCTCATGCTACCACCTCTGATCAATTCATCCCCTGAACCTGAGTTTGACATAGGTGAATTTTTAATGGACATTGAGGAGGGACTTTAA
- the LOC101249705 gene encoding uncharacterized protein isoform X40 produces the protein MIQYREDMHFDSSLMELPESSSALPSELQRPICMHSSMPSNNKIQQDEDERDPKFMQLLKENLSCFWNQQKEEILRADPKRKPEMPISRIRRAMKSNDQVKMVSATSTVLLSKAIEMLIMDLTLRAWMQADKGKCRTLKRYDFARAIRDEELFDFLSDIVPLQTYKVQKDANDGQGNEPHPAYQVLEPSNIPLKYQFQVEEDANGSQGNEFHPAGQMVQHQKILVEEANDVQGNKFDLANRMVQPHNVPCNFQVQVQANDGEGYEVHPAYQMVEPNKTSLPCQFQVLKVANDGQGNESNPAYQLVQPNDIAVEEDLNGSQGNEFHPVCQMVQPNNIPASFISHRGIPVPLVDLFPEFEFNSHDLLMEEANDVQGNKFHLANQMVQLQNIPVQGEENDGQGNEFEPASNVQPDNIPLLYQFHVRGEENDAQGNEFNQAFNVQPNNIPLQQLYQFQVRGGENDYQGNEFEPPSNVQPIYIPLYQFQVRGEENDGQGNEFDPASNVLPNNNPLYQFQVRGEENDGQDNEFEPASNVQPNNIPLYQFQVRGEENDGQGNEFNQTSNVFNIPVRGEENGGQGNEFNQAFNVQPDNIPQLYQFQVRGGENDYQGNEFEPPSNVQPINIPQLYQFQVRGEENVGQGNEFDPASNVQPNNILLQQLYQFQVRGEENDGQGNEFNQASNVFDIPLLYQFQVRGEENDGQGNEFNQAFNVQPDNIPLYQFQVRGGENDYQGNEFEPPSNVQPINIPQLYQFQVRGGEKDYQGNEFEPPSNVQPINIPVQAEANDGQGNEFHPTYQMGQPNNIPASFIIPEPLMLPPLINSSPEPEFDIGEFLMDIEEGL, from the exons ATGATCCAATATAGAGAAGACATGCATTTCGATAGTTCGTTAATGGAACTCCCAGAATCCTCATCAGCACTACCTTCAGAATTACAAAGACCGATTTGTATGCATAGCTCTATGCCAAGTAACAACAAAATTCAGCAG GATGAAGATGAAAGGGATCCAAAGTTTATGCAATTGCTAAAAGAAAATCTCTCCTGTTTCTGGAATCAACAAAAGGAAGAAATTCTACGTGCAG ATCCAAAGAGAAAACCTGAGATGCCCATTTCAAGGATCAGACGGGCTATGAAGTCAAATGATCAAGTAAAG ATGGTTAGCGCAACTTCTACGGTTCTGTTATCGAAGGCAATTGAGATGCTTATTATGGACCTCACCTTACGTGCGTGGATGCAAGCTGATAAAGGCAAATGTCGAACTCTGAAGCGTTATGACTTTGCTAGGGCGATAAGGGATGAAGAGCTTTTCGATTTCCTCTCTGACATCGTTCCACTCCAGACCTATAAG GTGCAAAAGGACGCAAATGATGGCCAAGGAAATGAACCTCACCCAGCTTATCAAGTGCTTGAACCTAGTAACATTCCA CTGAAGTACCAATTTCAGGTAGAAGAGGATGCGAATGGTAGCCAAGGAAATGAGTTTCACCCGGCTGGCCAAATGGTTCAGCATCAGAAAATTCTA GTGGAAGAGGCAAATGATGTCCAAGGAAATAAATTTGACTTGGCTAATCGTATGGTTCAGCCTCATAACGTTCCA TGCAACTTTCAGGTGCAGGTCCAGGCAAATGATGGTGAAGGATATGAAGTTCACCCAGCTTATCAAATGGTTGAACCTAATAAGACTTCA CTACCATGCCAATTTCAGGTACTTAAGGTGGCAAATGATGGCCAAGGAAATGAATCTAACCCTGCTTATCAATTGGTTCAACCTAATGACATTGCT GTGGAAGAGGACTTGAATGGTAGCCAAGGAAATGAATTTCACCCGGTTTGTCAAATGGTTCAGCCTAATAACATTCCA GCTTCTTTTATCAGTCACCGAGGAATTCCAGTGCCTCTGGTTGATTTATTTCCTGAATTTGAGTTCAATAGTCATGATCTTTTAATGGAAGAGGCAAATGATGTGCAAGGAAATAAATTTCACCTTGCTAATCAAATGGTTCAGCTTCAGAACATTCCA GTGCAAGGAGAAGAAAATGATGGCCAAGGCAATGAATTTGAGCCAGCTTCCAATGTTCAGCCTGATAACATTCCG TTGCTGTACCAATTTCATGTGCGAGGGGAAGAAAATGATGCCCAAGGCAATGAATTTAACCAAGCTTTTAATGTTCAGCCTAATAACATTCCG CTACAGCAGCTGTACCAATTTCAGGTGCGAGGGGGAGAAAATGATTACCAAGGCAATGAATTTGAGCCACCTTCTAATGTTCAGCCTATTTACATTCCG TTGTACCAATTTCAGGTGCGAGGGGAAGAAAATGATGGCCAAGGCAATGAATTTGACCCAGCTTCTAATGTTTTGCCTAATAACAATCCG CTGTATCAATTTCAGGTGCGAGGGGAAGAAAATGATGGCCAAGACAATGAATTTGAGCCAGCTTCTAATGTTCAGCCTAATAACATTCCG CTGTACCAATTTCAGGTGCGAGGGGAAGAAAATGATGGCCAAGGCAATGAATTTAACCAAACTTCTAATGTTTTTAACATTCCG GTGCGAGGGGAAGAAAATGGTGGCCAAGGCAATGAGTTTAACCAAGCTTTTAATGTACAGCCTGATAACATTCCG CAACTGTACCAATTTCAGGTGCGAGGGGGAGAAAATGATTACCAAGGCAATGAATTTGAGCCACCTTCTAATGTTCAGCCTATTAACATTCCG CAGTTGTACCAATTTCAGGTGCGAGGGGAAGAAAATGTTGGCCAAGGCAATGAATTTGACCCAGCTTCTAATGTTCAGCCTAATAACATTCTG CTGCAGCAGCTGTACCAATTTCAGGTGCGAGGGGAAGAAAATGATGGCCAAGGCAATGAATTTAACCAAGCTTCTAATGTTTTTGACATTCCG TTGCTGTACCAATTTCAGGTGCGAGGGGAAGAAAATGATGGCCAAGGCAATGAATTTAACCAAGCTTTTAATGTTCAGCCTGATAACATTCCG CTATACCAGTTTCAGGTGCGAGGGGGAGAAAATGATTACCAAGGCAATGAATTTGAGCCACCTTCTAATGTTCAGCCTATTAACATTCCG CAGCTGTACCAATTTCAGGTGCGAGGGGGAGAAAAAGATTACCAAGGCAATGAATTTGAGCCACCTTCTAATGTTCAGCCTATTAACATTCCG GTGCAGGCGGAGGCAAATGATGGCCAAGGAAATGAATTTCACCCAACTTATCAAATGGGTCAACCTAATAACATCCCA GCTTCTTTCATCATTCCAGAGCCTCTCATGCTACCACCTCTGATCAATTCATCCCCTGAACCTGAGTTTGACATAGGTGAATTTTTAATGGACATTGAGGAGGGACTTTAA
- the LOC101249705 gene encoding uncharacterized protein isoform X39: MIQYREDMHFDSSLMELPESSSALPSELQRPICMHSSMPSNNKIQQDEDERDPKFMQLLKENLSCFWNQQKEEILRADPKRKPEMPISRIRRAMKSNDQVKMVSATSTVLLSKAIEMLIMDLTLRAWMQADKGKCRTLKRYDFARAIRDEELFDFLSDIVPLQTYKVQKDANDGQGNEPHPAYQVLEPSNIPLKYQFQVEEDANGSQGNEFHPAGQMVQHQKILVEEANDVQGNKFDLANRMVQPHNVPCNFQVQVQANDGEGYEVHPAYQMVEPNKTSVLKVANDGQGNESNPAYQLVQPNDIAVEEDLNGSQGNEFHPVCQMVQPNNIPASFISHRGIPVPLVDLFPEFEFNSHDLLMEEANDVQGNKFHLANQMVQLQNIPVQGEENDGQGNEFEPASNVQPDNIPLLYQFHVRGEENDAQGNEFNQAFNVQPNNIPLQQLYQFQVRGGENDYQGNEFEPPSNVQPIYIPLQQLYQFQVRGEENDGQGNEFDPASNVLPNNNPLYQFQVRGEENDGQDNEFEPASNVQPNNIPLYQFQVRGEENDGQGNEFNQTSNVFNIPLLYQFQVRGEENGGQGNEFNQAFNVQPDNIPLQQLYQFQVRGGENDYQGNEFEPPSNVQPINIPQLYQFQVRGEENVGQGNEFDPASNVQPNNILQLYQFQVRGEENDGQGNEFNQASNVFDIPLLYQFQVRGEENDGQGNEFNQAFNVQPDNIPLQQLYQFQVRGGENDYQGNEFEPPSNVQPINIPLQQLYQFQVRGGEKDYQGNEFEPPSNVQPINIPFQVQAEANDGQGNEFHPTYQMGQPNNIPASFIIPEPLMLPPLINSSPEPEFDIGEFLMDIEEGL; this comes from the exons ATGATCCAATATAGAGAAGACATGCATTTCGATAGTTCGTTAATGGAACTCCCAGAATCCTCATCAGCACTACCTTCAGAATTACAAAGACCGATTTGTATGCATAGCTCTATGCCAAGTAACAACAAAATTCAGCAG GATGAAGATGAAAGGGATCCAAAGTTTATGCAATTGCTAAAAGAAAATCTCTCCTGTTTCTGGAATCAACAAAAGGAAGAAATTCTACGTGCAG ATCCAAAGAGAAAACCTGAGATGCCCATTTCAAGGATCAGACGGGCTATGAAGTCAAATGATCAAGTAAAG ATGGTTAGCGCAACTTCTACGGTTCTGTTATCGAAGGCAATTGAGATGCTTATTATGGACCTCACCTTACGTGCGTGGATGCAAGCTGATAAAGGCAAATGTCGAACTCTGAAGCGTTATGACTTTGCTAGGGCGATAAGGGATGAAGAGCTTTTCGATTTCCTCTCTGACATCGTTCCACTCCAGACCTATAAG GTGCAAAAGGACGCAAATGATGGCCAAGGAAATGAACCTCACCCAGCTTATCAAGTGCTTGAACCTAGTAACATTCCA CTGAAGTACCAATTTCAGGTAGAAGAGGATGCGAATGGTAGCCAAGGAAATGAGTTTCACCCGGCTGGCCAAATGGTTCAGCATCAGAAAATTCTA GTGGAAGAGGCAAATGATGTCCAAGGAAATAAATTTGACTTGGCTAATCGTATGGTTCAGCCTCATAACGTTCCA TGCAACTTTCAGGTGCAGGTCCAGGCAAATGATGGTGAAGGATATGAAGTTCACCCAGCTTATCAAATGGTTGAACCTAATAAGACTTCA GTACTTAAGGTGGCAAATGATGGCCAAGGAAATGAATCTAACCCTGCTTATCAATTGGTTCAACCTAATGACATTGCT GTGGAAGAGGACTTGAATGGTAGCCAAGGAAATGAATTTCACCCGGTTTGTCAAATGGTTCAGCCTAATAACATTCCA GCTTCTTTTATCAGTCACCGAGGAATTCCAGTGCCTCTGGTTGATTTATTTCCTGAATTTGAGTTCAATAGTCATGATCTTTTAATGGAAGAGGCAAATGATGTGCAAGGAAATAAATTTCACCTTGCTAATCAAATGGTTCAGCTTCAGAACATTCCA GTGCAAGGAGAAGAAAATGATGGCCAAGGCAATGAATTTGAGCCAGCTTCCAATGTTCAGCCTGATAACATTCCG TTGCTGTACCAATTTCATGTGCGAGGGGAAGAAAATGATGCCCAAGGCAATGAATTTAACCAAGCTTTTAATGTTCAGCCTAATAACATTCCG CTACAGCAGCTGTACCAATTTCAGGTGCGAGGGGGAGAAAATGATTACCAAGGCAATGAATTTGAGCCACCTTCTAATGTTCAGCCTATTTACATTCCG CTGCAGCAGTTGTACCAATTTCAGGTGCGAGGGGAAGAAAATGATGGCCAAGGCAATGAATTTGACCCAGCTTCTAATGTTTTGCCTAATAACAATCCG CTGTATCAATTTCAGGTGCGAGGGGAAGAAAATGATGGCCAAGACAATGAATTTGAGCCAGCTTCTAATGTTCAGCCTAATAACATTCCG CTGTACCAATTTCAGGTGCGAGGGGAAGAAAATGATGGCCAAGGCAATGAATTTAACCAAACTTCTAATGTTTTTAACATTCCG TTGCTGTACCAATTTCAGGTGCGAGGGGAAGAAAATGGTGGCCAAGGCAATGAGTTTAACCAAGCTTTTAATGTACAGCCTGATAACATTCCG CTGCAGCAACTGTACCAATTTCAGGTGCGAGGGGGAGAAAATGATTACCAAGGCAATGAATTTGAGCCACCTTCTAATGTTCAGCCTATTAACATTCCG CAGTTGTACCAATTTCAGGTGCGAGGGGAAGAAAATGTTGGCCAAGGCAATGAATTTGACCCAGCTTCTAATGTTCAGCCTAATAACATTCTG CAGCTGTACCAATTTCAGGTGCGAGGGGAAGAAAATGATGGCCAAGGCAATGAATTTAACCAAGCTTCTAATGTTTTTGACATTCCG TTGCTGTACCAATTTCAGGTGCGAGGGGAAGAAAATGATGGCCAAGGCAATGAATTTAACCAAGCTTTTAATGTTCAGCCTGATAACATTCCG CTGCAGCAGCTATACCAGTTTCAGGTGCGAGGGGGAGAAAATGATTACCAAGGCAATGAATTTGAGCCACCTTCTAATGTTCAGCCTATTAACATTCCG CTGCAGCAGCTGTACCAATTTCAGGTGCGAGGGGGAGAAAAAGATTACCAAGGCAATGAATTTGAGCCACCTTCTAATGTTCAGCCTATTAACATTCCG TTTCAGGTGCAGGCGGAGGCAAATGATGGCCAAGGAAATGAATTTCACCCAACTTATCAAATGGGTCAACCTAATAACATCCCA GCTTCTTTCATCATTCCAGAGCCTCTCATGCTACCACCTCTGATCAATTCATCCCCTGAACCTGAGTTTGACATAGGTGAATTTTTAATGGACATTGAGGAGGGACTTTAA